In Phyllopteryx taeniolatus isolate TA_2022b chromosome 13, UOR_Ptae_1.2, whole genome shotgun sequence, the following are encoded in one genomic region:
- the LOC133487340 gene encoding gamma-aminobutyric acid receptor subunit rho-1-like isoform X1, whose product MRVDTVLVFFICVCLVGAAGKLARSQGHKLETLKESRSRRETRMDGGSGHKTGSPIYKRSPDMTKSLLTKSEQLLRIDDHDFTMRPAFGGPPIPVGVDVQVESLDTISEVDMDFTMTLYLRHYWKDERLSFPSTNNQSMTFDSRLVKKIWVPDMFFVHSKRSFIHDTTTDNVMLRVYPDGNVLYSLRVTVTAMCNMDLSRFPLDTQTCSLEIESYAYTDDDLMLYWKKGNESLNTDERISLSQFLIQKFHTTTKLAFYSSTGWYNRLYIHFTLRRHIFFFLLQTYFPATLMVMLSWVSFWIDRRAVPARVPLGITTVLTMSTIITGVNASMPRVSYIKAVDIYLWVSFVFVFLSVIEYAAVNYLSTVQERKERKLRERLPCTCGIGNPDDMMIDPQITGYGTVDINTTGNYGMPENGGRQDRILAQVALNDPQLTGQVKPSRGYVNIWIDTHAIDKYSRVVFPGAYILFNIIYWSIYS is encoded by the exons ATGCGGGTGGATACTGTGCTTGTGTTCTTCATCTGCGTCTGCCTGGTGGGCGCCGCCGGGAAGCTGGCTCGGTCGCAGGGTCACAAGCTGGAGACCTTGAAGGAAAGCAG GTCCCGAAGAGAAACAAGAATGGATGGAGGTTCAGGTCACAAAACAGGAAG CCCGATCTACAAGAGAAGCCCCGACATGACAAAATCTCTGTTGACAAAATCGGAGCAGCTTCTCAGAATAGACGACCACGATTTCACTATGAGGCCAGCATTTGGAG gTCCTCCCATTCCAGTCGGAGTAGATGTTCAGGTGGAAAGTTTGGACACCATCTCTGAAGTGGATATg GACTTCACGATGACACTCTATCTGCGTCACTACTGGAAGGACGAGCGTCTGTCGTTCCCCAGCACCAACAACCAGAGCATGACTTTTGACAGTCGCCTGGTGAAGAAGATTTGGGTCCCGGACATGTTCTTTGTCCACTCCAAGCGCTCTTTCATCCATGACACCACCACAGACAATGTCATGCTGAGGGTTTATCCCGACGGCAACGTCCTCTACAGCCTCCG AGTCACAGTCACGGCCATGTGCAACATGGACCTCAGCCGCTTCCCTCTGGACACCCAGACTTGCTCACTTGAGATCGAAAGTT ATGCGTACACGGACGACGATCTGATGCTTTACTGGAAGAAAGGCAACGAATCCCTCAACACGGACGAAAGAATATCCCTTTCCCAGTTTCTCATCCAGAAATTTCACACCACCACCAAGCTGGCTTTCTACAGCAGCACAG GCTGGTACAACCGCTTGTACATCCACTTCACCCTGCGGCGccacatcttcttcttcttgctgcaGACCTACTTCCCCGCTACACTCATGGTCATGTTGTCTTGGGTGTCCTTCTGGATCGACCGCAGGGCCGTACCCGCCAGAGTCCCCCTAG GCATCACCACTGTGCTCACCATGTCCACCATCATCACCGGGGTCAACGCCTCCATGCCGCGGGTCTCCTACATCAAGGCGGTGGACATTTACCTGTGGGTCAGCTTTGTGTTTGTCTTCCTGTCGGTGATAGAGTACGCCGCCGTCAACTACCTCTCCACGGTGCAGGAGAGGAAAGAGAGGAAGCTCAGAGAGAGA CTGCCCTGCACGTGCGGCATCGGCAACCCGGACGACATGATGATCGACCCCCAGATCACCGGATACGGCACCGTGGACATCAACACCACGGGGAACTACGGCATGCCGGAGAACGGCGGGCGACAGGATCGGATTCTGGCTCAGGTGGCCCTAAACGACCCGCAGCTCACGGGCCAGGTGAAGCCCTCCAGGGGTTACGTGAACATATGGATCGACACGCACGCCATAGACAAATACTCGCGGGTGGTCTTTCCCGGCGCTTACATCCTCTTCAACATCATCTACTGGTCCATCTATTCGTAA
- the LOC133487340 gene encoding gamma-aminobutyric acid receptor subunit rho-1-like isoform X2 has product MDGGSGHKTGSPIYKRSPDMTKSLLTKSEQLLRIDDHDFTMRPAFGGPPIPVGVDVQVESLDTISEVDMDFTMTLYLRHYWKDERLSFPSTNNQSMTFDSRLVKKIWVPDMFFVHSKRSFIHDTTTDNVMLRVYPDGNVLYSLRVTVTAMCNMDLSRFPLDTQTCSLEIESYAYTDDDLMLYWKKGNESLNTDERISLSQFLIQKFHTTTKLAFYSSTGWYNRLYIHFTLRRHIFFFLLQTYFPATLMVMLSWVSFWIDRRAVPARVPLGITTVLTMSTIITGVNASMPRVSYIKAVDIYLWVSFVFVFLSVIEYAAVNYLSTVQERKERKLRERLPCTCGIGNPDDMMIDPQITGYGTVDINTTGNYGMPENGGRQDRILAQVALNDPQLTGQVKPSRGYVNIWIDTHAIDKYSRVVFPGAYILFNIIYWSIYS; this is encoded by the exons ATGGATGGAGGTTCAGGTCACAAAACAGGAAG CCCGATCTACAAGAGAAGCCCCGACATGACAAAATCTCTGTTGACAAAATCGGAGCAGCTTCTCAGAATAGACGACCACGATTTCACTATGAGGCCAGCATTTGGAG gTCCTCCCATTCCAGTCGGAGTAGATGTTCAGGTGGAAAGTTTGGACACCATCTCTGAAGTGGATATg GACTTCACGATGACACTCTATCTGCGTCACTACTGGAAGGACGAGCGTCTGTCGTTCCCCAGCACCAACAACCAGAGCATGACTTTTGACAGTCGCCTGGTGAAGAAGATTTGGGTCCCGGACATGTTCTTTGTCCACTCCAAGCGCTCTTTCATCCATGACACCACCACAGACAATGTCATGCTGAGGGTTTATCCCGACGGCAACGTCCTCTACAGCCTCCG AGTCACAGTCACGGCCATGTGCAACATGGACCTCAGCCGCTTCCCTCTGGACACCCAGACTTGCTCACTTGAGATCGAAAGTT ATGCGTACACGGACGACGATCTGATGCTTTACTGGAAGAAAGGCAACGAATCCCTCAACACGGACGAAAGAATATCCCTTTCCCAGTTTCTCATCCAGAAATTTCACACCACCACCAAGCTGGCTTTCTACAGCAGCACAG GCTGGTACAACCGCTTGTACATCCACTTCACCCTGCGGCGccacatcttcttcttcttgctgcaGACCTACTTCCCCGCTACACTCATGGTCATGTTGTCTTGGGTGTCCTTCTGGATCGACCGCAGGGCCGTACCCGCCAGAGTCCCCCTAG GCATCACCACTGTGCTCACCATGTCCACCATCATCACCGGGGTCAACGCCTCCATGCCGCGGGTCTCCTACATCAAGGCGGTGGACATTTACCTGTGGGTCAGCTTTGTGTTTGTCTTCCTGTCGGTGATAGAGTACGCCGCCGTCAACTACCTCTCCACGGTGCAGGAGAGGAAAGAGAGGAAGCTCAGAGAGAGA CTGCCCTGCACGTGCGGCATCGGCAACCCGGACGACATGATGATCGACCCCCAGATCACCGGATACGGCACCGTGGACATCAACACCACGGGGAACTACGGCATGCCGGAGAACGGCGGGCGACAGGATCGGATTCTGGCTCAGGTGGCCCTAAACGACCCGCAGCTCACGGGCCAGGTGAAGCCCTCCAGGGGTTACGTGAACATATGGATCGACACGCACGCCATAGACAAATACTCGCGGGTGGTCTTTCCCGGCGCTTACATCCTCTTCAACATCATCTACTGGTCCATCTATTCGTAA